A portion of the Trichoplusia ni isolate ovarian cell line Hi5 chromosome 12, tn1, whole genome shotgun sequence genome contains these proteins:
- the LOC113499246 gene encoding uncharacterized protein LOC113499246 — MIFYRLGLRKLIEYFKLDQLFKDDELRQMLLHKKPKEVYRTKLKANRTMDLCISTLLSLISSLVCLSIPYAALDTPCEVLKQNNLTTIYNVASYFENYVDLIDRVIIALSIILVFITVKTIVDAINNTDINMSPWLERGKYVLPKKTRNVQNRSSIDS; from the exons atgattttttaccGACTAGGATTACGGAA gcTCATCGAATACTTCAAACTAGACCAACTCTTCAAAGATGACGAACTCCGCCAAATGCTTCTACACAAGAAGCCCAAAGAAGTATACAGGACGAAACTAAAAGCAAACCGTACAATGGACTTGTGTATTTCAACCCTACTATCATTAATCAGTTCTCTAGTCTGTCTGTCTATACCTTATGCAGCCTTAGACACACCCTGTGAAGTTTTGAAGCAAAATAATCTGACTACAATTTACAACGTTGCTTCGTACTTTGAAAACTATGTGGATTTGATAGATAGAGTGATAATAGCTTTGTCTATTATTCTCGTTTTTATTACTGTGAAAACTATTGTTGATGCTATTAATAATACTGATATTAATATGAGTCCGTGGTTGGAGCGCGGGAAGTATGTTCTGCCTAAAAAGACACGGAACGTGCAAAATCGATCGTCAATTGATTCTTGA